In the Babylonia areolata isolate BAREFJ2019XMU chromosome 34, ASM4173473v1, whole genome shotgun sequence genome, one interval contains:
- the LOC143277527 gene encoding von Willebrand factor D and EGF domain-containing protein-like produces MVKLLCLAVILLLGSLLCIEGQNSEGGVEDEMKTRLTQLEDSQRSARTLLENLEQKRSFGGRCENGMYSMLNDSWRSASNDVGGNGPFQCDRYLWPGWYRFFLNGENAVIPTTCVEEYHCNTHAPLWLDLRGQSLPYPGDEVTARVCASFYFDCCLFSRPITVRNCGHFLVYKLQPIDGCHFAFCTEPQS; encoded by the exons ATGGTGAAGTTATTGTGCCTGGCAGTGATCCTTCTTCTGGGGTCTTTGCTCTGTATAG agggacagaactCGGAAGGAGGTGTGGAAGATGAGATGAAAACGAGGCTGACCCAGTTGGAAGACAGTCAGAGGTCGGCGCGAACTTTGCTGGAGAACTTGGAGCAGAAGCGATCTTTTGGAG GCAGGTGTGAAAACGGCATGTACAGCATGTTGAACGACTCCTGGCGGTCAGCATCTAACGACGTTGGGGGGAACGGTCCATTCCAATGTGACAGGTACTTGTGGCCCGGCTGGTACAGGTTCTTTCTGAATGGGGAAAACGCTGTCATCCCTACAACGTGCGTGGAG GAGTACCACTGCAACACCCACGCCCCACTGTGGTTGGACCTGAGAGGCCAGTCTCTGCCATATCCCGGTGACGAGGTGACAGCACGTGTCTGTGCCAGCTTCTACTTTGACTGCTGCCTCTTTTCGCGCCCCATTACGGTGCGAAACTGCGGCCACTTCCTTGTCTACAAGCTCCAGCCAATCGACGGATGTCACTTCGCCTTTTGTACTGAGCCTCAGTCGTAA
- the LOC143277425 gene encoding von Willebrand factor D and EGF domain-containing protein-like: MMRLLCLAVILLASFLCTDGGSVQDAVREKLTQLEDSQMTMQIMLENLDRRQAQDFHNLTQCYQGIQDTMEEQRLMLQNIQQTLRECQEPQEPQEELTGPCRDGEYKVLNESWRSITNNVGKQHSGYKCDSSLEDGWYRFFLDGENAVIPTTCVQDHHCNTHAPQWVDLQGQSLPSPGEQVDVRACANWDNDCCNWESPITVRNCGRFYVYRLQPRSTCKLAYCTEPQS, encoded by the exons ATGATGAGGTTACTGTGCCTGGCAGTGATCCTTCTGGCGTCTTTCCTCTGTACAG atggagGAAGTGTGCAAGATGCGGTGAGAGAGAAGCTGACCCAGCTGGAAGATAGCCAGATGACGATGCAGATTATGCTGGAGAACTTGGATCGGAGACAGGCACAAGACTTCCACAACCTCACACAGTGTTATCAAG GCATTCAGGACACAATGGAGGAGCAGAGGTTGATGCTGCAGAACATACAGCAGACTCTTCGGGAGTGCCAGGAACCACAGGAACCTCAAGAAgaattgacag GCCCATGCAGAGATGGCGAGTACAAAGTTCTGAACGAGTCCTGGCGGTCCATCACCAACAACGTGGGCAAGCAACACTCTGGCTACAAGTGCGACTCAAGTCTAGAGGACGGATGGTATCGATTCTTCCTTGACGGGGAAAACGCTGTCATCCCTACAACTTGtgtgcag GACCACCACTGCAACACTCACGCCCCACAGTGGGTCGATCTTCAAGGCCAGTCTTTGCCAAGTCCTGGTGAACAGGTGGATGTACGCGCGTGCGCAAATTGGGACAACGACTGTTGTAACTGGGAATCCCCGATCACTGTACGAAACTGTGGCCGCTTCTATGTCTACCGGCTTCAGCCAAGGAGCACCTGCAAGCTCGCCTACTGTACTGAGCCCCAGTCGTAA